In the Choloepus didactylus isolate mChoDid1 chromosome 3, mChoDid1.pri, whole genome shotgun sequence genome, GCGAAGCACTGATTTCCAGGGTGCCCCATCTGCTGACGGCCCGGGTCCCACTGAACGCATTAACTTTCCGCCTCCACTCTCAGAACTATGCCTCTGGCTTGCCAGCAGGCACCCCTGTCCCTCCGCCAGgtcacagctctgccttccccctCCGCCACCGCCTGACTACATCTATCCCTCAGCACAAAGGGCCTGCCTCTCCTGCAGACTCTGCTTCCACCACCTACTGGTTCTGTGACCTTAAGCATCTTGTTAAGCCTCATCCTCCTGGCCtgtgaaatggagagaaaaataccTTCCTCCAAGAACTATTACAAAGACTGAGACTTGTTAACAGGAAACCACAGCCTGGCACGGGATGTCTACCTGGTAAATGCTACCTACCACCCCTTTAACCCTCTCCTGCCCCCGCTGCTGCACGCTTCAGCCCGACTGCGAGGAATACacttagtttttctctttctcctactctgctccccagcccctggccccgtCCCCGCTGCCTCTTGCTAAGGCTACTGGCAGCGTCTCATGGCACCCAGGGGAGCCACTTAGCCCCAATGGTAGTGCTTAGGGATAAAGAGATTTCTGGCTGCGGTGTTTCCATTATTGATAATAAAGCCCCAGAGCTCTAATTACATCGCTTCCCTGTGTGCTCAGGGCACACAATCGGGTCGAAGGAGGAGGATGTGGAAATACCGCATTTCATCGAGGGCTAAGCCATGCCCACTCCCTCCTCCCGTACACACAAAACACGTTTGACTACAAAAATGTCCTAAAAAAAGCCAACAGAAACAGACCACTTAATCATTGTTTGACAATTCTATAAGGCAAACACAAACCTATAGAGCCTCAAAGCTTTCCACTTTAAAGGGGTCAACTGGGGCTGTACAGTGAGCACTGGAATCCGAGTCCAGATGTGTATGTTCCAATTAATCCCAGCTCCACAAGGCTCGCCTAGGGCAACTCACTGATCCTGTGTCAGGACTGATGGACCTGTCTCGGGGTTCTCAGGTGAGGGACAAGCCACTGACACTGCCCTACATTCTGAGGCCACTTCTCTGGTAGGCCTTCTCCTGCCCCTTAGGACAGTCATTCCTCACTTTCTCCAAATTGTTCAAGTCTGCTACCACTCCTCCTCTCTCGTCGTCTTTCAGCTGACAACCTTGCTTCATCCTTCATGGAAAAATGGTGATTTATCATCGTCCCACCTTCGGCTCCATTAACCTTTGTGCCTGCTGTCGCACACACATGCCCATTAGTGCCCTCCTCTCATTACTAACTGGCAGGCGTGGGTGCCGTCCCCTCTCACTTCCTCAAAGACCTTgctcctttttcccttccttgaTCCAATCATCTCTATTGGATTATTCCCATCAGCAAACAGATGTCCACTACCTTCTCCCATTTTATAAACAACACAAACCAACATTCCTCTGCCAATCTAGCCACCACCCTATCGTTTTGCTCTCTCCATAGCCCAACACCCAAAACCATTATCTCAACAGGTTGTGCCCACCCTCTTCTAACCTTCTCTTTACCTTTCCAGTTCCAATCTGACTTCCAACCCTACTCCTCCATCAGAGCTGCAATGTCAGCAGTGGCCTCCAAGTCGCAAAATTCCATAGAAATCTTTTCACCTTCTTAGACCTCTCAACACCATTGTCACAGCTGACACTCCCACGTTCTTAAAACGCTGCTCCATGTGTTCTGTGATCCCACTCTTTCCTCCACCCAACCTCTAAATGTGGGCATCCTCAGGGATGAGACCAGGGCCCCCACTCCTGCATCTGCACACTGTGTCCTCTAATTGCCTACATTGACATCTCCAGTCTGACCTTCCCCCACACTCCTACAGCACCTGACTACCTGACATCTCTGCTTAGAGCTCTCAAACTTCAGGTGCCCAAATCGTCCTTGATCTTCCCCTAAACCCTGCTCCTCTGTGAGTCTTATCCACCCTGGTATGCCCATCTAGTTGTTCAGACcagaaatggtgtgtgtgtgtatctccagGCCTCTTGATGCTGCCTCCAAGATACACCCCATAACCAGCCGTCCCTCTCCATCTCCAGCACTCCCAACCCTCTCCAAGGCCCAATATCCTCCCACCCAGCCCATGCAAACTGCCTCACAGCTGGTGTCTGTTTCTACTGCTGCCCCTGAACAATCCATTTTCCACACAAAAGCAGAGGAATCCTTTAAATTCCAACTCCTTGCCCTCCAAGGCCCTCAAGCTCGCCTTTTCACGCCACCCCTCACCCACCCAGCTTGAGCTGAattctttccaaatactttcCTACTTGAGGGCCTTCACCCAAGCAATCCCTCTGCCCAAATGCTCTTCCCATCCCCAAACACCACCTTCTCCATCTTTACCTGAGGGCACTCATCTAACATTTCAGATTTTACTTCCTTAGAAAGCAATATTCAATGATACCTAAGTTGCCTTCATTAATATCTACCTCCTCCACGACTAGACAGCAAACTCCTTGAAAAAACAAACCGTGTACATTTTATTTGCAACTGCAGACTGCCTGgcatttaaaacatatattaGATGCCCTAGAAgcatctgctgaatgaatgaatgaatgattgactACAGGTGAAAGTACCCTGAAAAATGTGTTATAAAAtgtagttaaaatttttaaaaagcaagataaCTGAAGAGAATTCCCCCATCATGAATGTATAAACTGGGAGAAGAATAAATGATTTATTAGTATTTACTTGAATTCCTAAAATGCTATAACTCACTTGCATAGGGAAAAACGATAGAGGAGTTCTGCTTCCCTTGGTTCACCTAAACTCAAAATTAATGGCATTCTGAACAAAGTCTTTTAATTGCAGAATTAAAAAATTCATGCTCAGTTAtcatattcaatattttaaatttactatGGCATCTATCATTTGAAAGAAGCACAGAGATGAAATTTACACCTCTTCTAATTGGCTGGCACCTACCCTTCAGACGGCATGAGCAGAGAGAAAAGTATGCCCTTCTTGCTTTCTAACTCCCTTGCTTTCACCAATATTCTGCGTTTGGATCAGGGATTTCCCAATGCCAGGCAAATATCTAtgtctcaataaatattgttagaTTGATTGATTCACAGAAGGATTTCTGAAGTCCTTTCTATTTGGCCTTAAAATAACTTGTCTCCAAAGAGTTGTGAGTACATCTCATATATTCacatattctcttttttatttgatcacagggccctatttttttttactgctgtTATACAATCTCTTTCATCTAATGTCCCCTAATCTTCAGGGCTGTGTGGCGACGTACATTCTCTAACTGCTCCCTCTTGCTTATGCATACTGTCTGTGAGTGGTTTATATTCATCTTAGAACTGGAGAAGATTTTAATAgttggaagggagggagggaatggagCCTGTTTCTTTCTATTAGTTTAtccatatgtacatatgtgtattcTCTCTGTGTGTCATTGCCACCAACAGCATTTTACAGTTGGCAGCTTTGGCAGAagatgctttcagaactctcttaaAACCCCAGTAAACAGAGAAACAGCACCCCACTCTAATGCAATTAAAactgtattgttgatttttcCTTAGAATTATAGAACCAGAGGAGTCTTCAGTGATAATTTGCTCCATAAAGATACTGAGAAATAAAGGTCAAGTGACGTACCTAATAACCCCACAACCACTGAGCATAAACACAGCAGATCTGAACCTAGGGCTCTTGGTGGATGATCTGAAATTCTTTCACTTGACTGGTAATTGTTGCTTCAAGCTtcttggtggtgggggggggggggggggggggggggttacaTTACAGATACGTGTATTCCCATTCAAATATAAAGCAATAGTCCTaagaaagtaaaagtaaaaaagcaataaaaatatttgcaaaaatctttaagaaacaggttatattatatatttctgagagcaaactatatatatatattctacttTAATATCAGTATTAACAAAGCTTATGAAAGGGGGATTCTTGATggaaaaaactcaaaataaaaataaaaccttagtACTTCCAAATAATTTCAGGCAAGATCAGTTGAAATCTACATAAACGACATAgaacagatgaataaaataaagacaatgagCACAACATCTCCAGGTGCTCACTCTAACCACAAATGACTGGTCACCCAGCATTTCCAAGCAAAGACTTATCAAACTTAAAGAATTAGATAGGCTACATTTATCATTAGGAATATCCACTTGCATTCAGATAATTAATGAGCTCAAATACTCAATacaattgttttctaaaatagGTGCCTGTGAAATTCTGTTGAAGCTAGCAATTGCTCAACAACCCCTTTCTTTTGAGAGAAAATGCAAAGATAAGTGTCAACTCACTTCTCATCAATTAGGGAACCACTATTTTGAGCTACTGTAAGTTTTCTTACAACTTCCATGAGGTAAACTGACTTGAAAACCactttttataaaaagaagaaaaatatgtgcATTTTCATGGGCAGGTTTGATCCCCATGGATGAACATTCTAGCTTTTCCTACATCTGCTCTTCAGAACAGAGGGTTATTTTGTTACTCTGAACCTTTTGTAGATATTTGTAGTGAAAAAGTCATTTTTAGCTCCTCAGAAATCATTTAACCCTGCATATATagataaaaatcaaataagttaACAATTATTAACATTCTTTTCTGAAGACTGTTTATAAATAATTACACCCCAAAGTAAAATATGCTTATAACAAGCTGAGGGTTTTTTTGGGAGGTGAGAAGGGGGGCAACCTCAAACATAAGCTGTTATTCTCCCCTGTTTATCTGAAACACCACACAATCAAACCTGAGTTTGCCCATTGATTCAAAAAAGTAATCTACTTAATTTATTTCCAGTAATATTGTTCAAAGGTTTTCAGTTGATTATGTTAGTTATTTTGTACAAAAGTCCCTAATTAGACTGGCCGTCAAGCCACAACTGCTAGTTGGCCAAGGAGGAGAGGAATGGTGAGAAGCTCTAAGTGGAATTAAAATGCtgagggggaaaaagaaacagcaagTCATCAAATCCAGGGATCTGCCTAACAAAACCAGAGGGCATTCAATTTCAACTGGCTGAAAGAACAAATTTGGTCTTAATTACTAAGAAGCTCTTACAAGTTGTGAGGAAGTCACAGCTTAAGACGATCAGCCTCCTAAATTCTTGATAAATTAGTTTCTCAGACTAACCTTTTGGATGCCAAAGAAATATATCACATGCATGGCAGTCAGGAAAATGTCAGTGTTCAAGGAGGTAAGGTAAATGGCTAAGTAATCACTAAAATGACATCTATGCATGCTCAACGATATGctaaatctgaaaaataaagattaaatttaaatataaaatttaaagaagcACTGACAAAACTCCTTAAAGTTGCCATGCTGAACTCTCACCTTAATTAATTCCATATTTTTCAGCATTCTCCTTCATAGCATTATATCCTTTTTTGGGTATTGCTGTAGGAATAGGAAATGACTTTGGAAAGAGCCCCATGTCTCCATTTCTGCCCAATTTGCTCAGTGAGGCTACCAGCTCTTGGGGATACCATGACTCTTTGCATTTCTGTGACGAAGTGTTGTGCAGCAGGCAAAGCAGTCCCGCCTTCCTGAAAGATTGGGACAGGAGGATCAGGAGGTCAAGCCTAAAAAGTCTCCTAAACACAAAGCCACTGACTAACAAACAAGAAGCTGCAAGGCTGAAAATGCATGAATGCAGTGAACATTATTAAACAGTCTCTGAagtttttaagagagaaaaagtttTCTTCTGGCTCTCGAGCatggaagaagttgattctacTCCAACTCTCTGGCCTGTAAACTATGTTGTCGTGACTGGGTATGAAAACCGTGGGAAAGAGTGGTTTCTCAATTACCAAGAGCATTTTACCTCCATTTTATAAAATTGgtattttgattaattttcttcAGTCTAATGAATTTCACAAAAAGAGAGGAATGAAAAATGTCAGCTGAATACATCATCACGGGTTTAGCAACCCTCTTCCCCCTAAAATTAAAAAActcaaaaaagttttttattatggtaactgAAATAAATCGGCTGCTTCCTGGTTTTTCAACTGCCATTCATCCGAAAAGGTTCTCACTATAGTAACACTGGTTTCTCCCTGCCACGTAATGTTACTGACAACATACTATCTTTTGGATTAAggaaaaggatgaaataaaaagCAGTTTCTCTGGCAgggagaattttaatattttatattaatgctACATTATAATCAAATAGCTTTATGAAGTTTTGATCCTAAGGCTGGAAGAACAAAAATACCCTTTAAAAATGCCTCTCCAGAGGCACAGCCCAGAAAGAGCTCCATCTTCCAATTATGATACATGTATTCCCtgcttccctcctccccacagtGTCAATCAAGACCAATGACTTGCAAACTTACAGGATTAATAAAGTAGAATTAAGATGGCTTATGTAACTGGTAAACTTGAACTTACACAATTTTTTCAAGCCCCCTTCTTGGAGAAGGGTTCAAGAAAGTCACGGGCAACTGGCTTTCAGCCTAATACTAGTTACAACCCACCACTCTCCAAGCCTTGAACGCTGATGAGTTACTTTAACCCATCAGAGACTGGATAAACAGCATTGCTAGCATTAAGTGGAAACTCCTCCAAACACAGATAAACGTTTATTACTTAAGTAATAAAGTACAGACTAATGGAAAGCGTTACTGGCAACAAGTAGATTTTGTTACCACAGATTTTCTTTCAAAGGATGCTAAAAGTTTAATTAGCATTAAGTAGGAGCCCTGGaaatttgtttttgacatttacaAAAGGGTGCCCATATTCCAAGTTGGAAATCATTGGTCTAGAGCTCTAGATAATCTCTAAAGTGCTTTAACGGAGATTAACAAATAATCTCTGAAGCtatctgttatggattgaattatgtccccccaaaagataggTCCTAACCCGGGGCCTGTGGAAGTGATCCTGTTTGGgaaaaggatctttgaagatgcagtgagttaagataaggccaaacGGGAtaaggatgggtcctaatccaaaATGATGAGTGTCCCCAGAatgagaggaaatttggacacagtcagtaccaggtaggagagagagagaaggggggaaaTGAGGGTATGTAACAGAGGCAGAGACCAGATTATGTTGCCACAAACCAAGGACGATGGATTGCCCACCTGCACTGAAACCAGGAGAGACGCATGAGTGGGATTCTCCCCTCTAAGAGGacagcatggccctgctgacaccctgatGTCATACTTCTAGCCTACATAACTCTGACAtattaaatttctgttgcttaaacCAGCTTATcagtggtactttgttacaacagccccagcaaactaagatACTATCCTTCCTGATATAGCAGCTCAGTCACCAttaatatcaataaggaaaccaAGGGTAGAGACTACTCAACCCCAgacatgtttttttaattaattcttaaaattttaaaacagaagtaaaaaatgGAATTTGTGGTTTAGTCAATTATCACTAAATGTTTCTATCTCATCCAAGACTATGCAAACATTCCCTTCTCTGTCAACTGAAATCCCTTAGAAAGACAAATCGGAAAACAGATTATACAGTCATTGTTATTTAGACTTAAAGCCCATCTTAATACTGTATTATGATGGTGCTAATACTAACTGCCTAAGTGCATTTTAAAGACCATTTAATACCTTCTACCACTTTTATGGCATATCAAATTAGAAGCCTATCCTCGTGAAAGAAAATTGTCTACATTCTAATACAGCTACATATACAATGAATAACTGATAAGTTAGGACAAAGAGCTTTGAAAACCTAGAGGTAACATACAGATACCAAACAATAATGCAGACAACCAGTGCCCAGAAACTCAGGGACTATTCAATAAAAACAATCAGTGAAGCTGGACAAATgcctgtggttttgttttgttttttaatttcctcgggaagGAGCTCTGAAAGGCACTCTCCCCAACTTGAACAAAAAGCAGCATCTCAGAACAAACAAAATCAGCTACTTTAGAGGTTATGGAGCCCTGGTAgtggagtggggtgggatggagtgGGGTTGGGGGGCTGTTTGCAAATGTGCTGCAAAGCCTTTGACTTCTTGGTCACTGCTACAAATGTTCCTGGGACTCACGGTGACTGCAGAAGGCACATGTCCCACTGGTAGAGGCCTCAGCAGCCATGGAGGATGCCTTCGTGGCTGGTCCAACCCCTGGTATCTTTTGCAACCAGCCTCAATACAACAGACTGACATCTCCCATCCCTAAGAATGTCTCCACATCAGAGTGCAGTACAAGGATGAACACTTCCCTGTCTCCATCAGTGAAATAACTGTGGTGGTCATAAATTTCAATGCCGATCTTGAACAGAATGACCCTTTCACTTTCAGGATTTTTATACAGGACTCTGGACTATACTCTGAAAAATTATCTCTGCTTGTACCTAAAAACAACTAATCATTTCCCTTCATTCTTACCATCAAAAGtttaaagaatgaaaatcaaGAGGAcagaaaatttctaaaatattttagaacatttttcttttaactcaCTATAATCGACAATAAAGCTGGGGCCGAGAAGACAATTTTACACTCTAGTCCGATCCTACTCTTCCTACTCCTACAAGAGGTGACGTTAAACTGACTAATCTGACTATTTAGTTCCCTTCATCAGTAAATTACTTTTTATACCCTGAAACCCCTGAGTGCTCAGTAGTTTTCCCTACCTCATCCTTCAATTCCTTCTGTACCTTGAAGTGCCTTTTATTCTTACttcttcaaaaacagagaagCTGCCCTTAAGCagtttaaaaggaaatttatggGGCTTATTTAATATGATTAAAGTCCAGGAACATtagtaaaaatacataaattagacTAAATGTAGACTTGGAATTCTTCATAATAACTCAGAGGAAAACCTAGGAGGGAAGAGTCAACAAAAAAGAAAGGTCTTACATTATGCCCTGAAAACTTTCTTTCCTAGGGCAGAATCTTTTACATTTGGATGGCCTTATTGTACTTTACTTCTAACAGAGCTAGTTCGTTCTCTTACAGAAATAAATAGATGGTCTAACAATGAAAAATCAACAACTAGGACATGAAGCCCAATTTGCCTCTTTAATGGCATTTGTGGCATATTTTCCAGGGAATAAAAGGAAAGTGAAGCCATGACTTGTCCCTCCCAGTCTCCAAAGTGATTCTCCCTGGAGCTCAAGCTACAGATTCTAAGAATGATCCttccctaatttaaaaatgaaaatccagAGAACGCCACCAGGCCACAGTTGTACACATCTAGGCTTTGGTCTGACCATAGCCCACTGGGGGAATGCTGAGCCCCCCTGGGACAAGGGGAAGAAACCGCATCACCCATCTCTTGATGTCCAGCTCACAGTCTGTTTCCTGCTTTCCAGAGGTGAGCTGGAACCAGATTTCCTCGGGAGGCAGATGGACTGAATGAACTCAGCCATTTACCAGAGCAAAGCCCTGGCCTGAATTTGGTTAGCTGACTCTGCTTTCAAGTAGTAAAGAAATAACTTACGAAGCCACAGAGCCACAGCACACATTCCCTAGATGTCACCACCAGGGGCTACCGCATTGTACAGCTCTGGCATTGTACAGCCCGGCAGACAGCCTGAGAAACATGCcagctttccagccctgccaCAGGCGACAGAGCCCTGGACCTCCAGGCCAGGCTGTGAAACCACCACCACGCTTCTATCCTTGGCTCTCTTTGGAGCTTAAGGAATGGGGATGGGGTTTGGGTTCATTCCACAGGACTTTTCTCCTTCCCAGCTGCTGATGACTGAAAAAGGAGAGAAGCACTTCAGACCAACTGTCTTATTTAAGTGGACACTCAGACTATGCCACTAAAGCAGAATGGAGCATAAAACATATCCTACCATATGGGTATTTGGTGTCCAACTTATGCTCTGCAGTCCTCCTCCAAGGCAACAGGTCGTCGCTGCACCCATTTGGCATCCCATTGTACCCGATCCCGACAATCTTGTTTTCTGCATTCACGATGCAGGCCCCAACCTAGAGGAAAACATACCATACGACTTAGTGACTACAAGCGTTTGGGGAGGCCGTGAGGGAAACAAGAGGGACTACTGCAGCTCCAAATCAGACACACAGTGCATGGGCTGAGAGCTTGCTGTCTCCCTGTCCCTTTTCTATGGCAGCTCCCACAAGCTAATGAATATCCACTCATCAACACGAAAATGTAACCACACAGGAATGTAGCACAAAAGACACGAGATTTACTCTGAATTTTTCAATTGACAGACATCCAACGAATCTTCCTTTTTGGCAATTTGCTCATTTATGGGCAACTCTGTGTCTCTGAGCGTCAAATTATTCTATAAAACTCACTCACCTGggttggacagaaaataaaaatatatatgcagggtcccccctgaggagctgggggaaatgcagGTGTTGtgattcctcacctggattgttgctgatgttctcacaaacattggggactggcggtttgatgtgctgggccctctatcacaggacttgcccttattaagcttgttactgcaaagaagaggctaaacctgcttgtaactGTGTCTAAGGATCtcccccaagtacctctttgttactcagatgtggccttctctttctagctaagccaactcggcaggtgaactcactgccctccccctacatgggatctgacacccaagggtgtaaatctccctggcaacaggggatatgattcccggggatgaatctggacctggcatcatgggattgaaaacatcttctttaccaaaagggggatgcaaaatgaaacaaaataaaagtttcagtggctaagagattccaaatggacctgagaggtcactctggtgggcattcttatgcactatatagataatcctttttaggttttagtgcactggaatagctagaagtaaatacctagaactatcaaactgcaacccagtagccttgactcttgaaattGTATAggaatgtagcttacaaggggtgacagtgtgattgtgaaaaccttgcggatcacaccccctttatccagtgtatgaatggatgagtagaaaaacgagacaaaaactaaatgaaaaatgggggggggggggtttggggggtggggtattcttttttacttttattttttattcttattttcactttttctggtacaaggaaaatgttcaaaaaatagattggggtgatgaatgcacaactatatgatggcactgtgaacaactgattgtacactttggatgactgtatggtatgtgaatatatctcaataaaattgaattaaaaaaaaactcactcACCTGGGAATTTGGATCTTTGCTTCTCTGTGCTGATAAGAAGGCCACTGCCATGAAATACTCTGGCCATTCCAAATAGCCATCCCTTTTTTTGCAGGAAACGTCACTCATGCTGGGTCtagaagaaaaacacaacaaaacagcaagagagaaaagaGCTTTTGTAAATCTGTTTGCCAGTTCAACCCAATCACATTTAAATTTTGGATCTCTAAACTGGGGCAACTGCAGCTATATTTATTCATCAGAGATAACAGAACACAGAAACCAGAATTGCCTTACAGTCTCtggtctttaaaaaattaagaaattaagttGGTACTTCAGAAGCCTGGGTTTGGCACATATAGCTTCACATTCCCATATTTACGTTTTGtaagatgttttttaaaatactacaGAAGCTCAATCTACAAATTGTTCTTATCCTTCACCCCTCTCCCTTATGAAATGCAGCCAGCAGAgtagggagaagaaaaagaaaacctaacaGTTGTATACATCCTCTCTTTCAAGTTTCACTACTAGCTAAGGTAGGTATTAACATCTCATCTGACAAATACTGAGAATGTAGGTAACTTGCCCTAAATCAAACAGAATTATTGTCTGTTAGATtccaaagaaaacattttgagcaGTCCTAATTCTGATATTAATAAGAtaatttgtcctttagtttcccCAGATGAGACAGCAGTTGTCAACCCCAAGTTCCTAATGAAATAAAGTACTATGAGAACAGTCAAGTACCATTATTACTAAGGCCAAGATTTTAGTAAAAAAAGCTTTTATCACTATAGGTACAAGCCCTTGCTACAACAGGGAGAGCCCATTAAGGGCGCCTAGAACTttcaaaaggaatgaaacaagggCCATGGGAGAGGTCGCTGGGAAACACAGAAACTGGGTATATGTGTATCACTGAGAGATCTTGAGAAGGCCTACTCGTCTGCTCTAAAGGAAGGGGAGAATTTCCCAGAACTTCTGCTTCAGGCTCTAAACTGGAAGTGAAGGCTACTGTGAAGCACGGGAGTGCTAAGACTAGGGTGCAGTGAACACGTCGATATCGGGATTCCGTAGCCAAAATTCTGAGAAAGCTGTAAGCCTTAAATGAAGGGATGGAGGATGGGTCTGGTTTCCCACCCGGCTTATGGGTTAGCATCCACTATCCAGGTAAGTAGCTACTAAACAGAATTAGCAGGGGAACCGGCAGGGGTACAGGGGCGGAGGTGGTCTGAGAGGGACTGGGAAGGagcaggagaggaaaaggaacatATTCATCCCGGGCTGTCATTCCCCCGGGCACTTCCTAGCTCGGCTTTGGCAATGCTCGTTAGCGCCCTGTGAGGGCTGCAACTCAGCTGCAGaaacggggaaactgaggctcaacgACTGGTCCAGAAAGACATCTAGTTAACCGGCCCAGACAGAACCCAAGGCCCTCCCAACATTCTGAATTCTGAGCAGAGGACTGAACCACGCATTCCCGCCCCACAAGTAAGAAGAGCCTGTTATTTTTACACTCCCCAGAACCAGCCCAACTCTGCTTCCCCCACAGAGAAAGCCCCGTAAAGGCCGCGGTGCTCGCGGTGACGTGAGCTCAGGAGTGACCGCGAGGAAACCGAGCATTCCCCGCTCCGCACTCGTTCGCTAATTTGAGTATCTAGCGGAAGGGGATGGTGCATCGTCTGAGTTTGCCACCCCAGAAATCCCGCCGCCAAACGCGGCGCCCCAACCCGGCGCCCGGTGCTGGCGGCGGCGCCACGTGGCGCGCTGTGGGCGGCGAGAGGCGCGCGGGCGGCGTACCCGCACGGCTGCCCCCGCCGGTGCTCCGGTTCCGGTTCCGGTCCCAGTCCGCGAGCCCAAAACCTCGAGCTCGTCCCCACAGGTGCTCCCGCCGCTCCCGCCGCGGCGGCCCCGCGCGCTCAAGGGGGAAGGAAGTCGGGAGAGGAGGCGGGGCCGCCACGTCGCCGGAAGATGGCGGCGGTCCGGGTGGCCCCGCGCGCTGTGGAGGCGGCGCTGGCCCGGCGGGATGGGGGCGAGGCGGGCCCGCACCTTGCCGCCGGGGCCGGGGATCCTGGGAGTTGCGCTTCCGCTTGCTGCTCGCGATTAGGGATTTTAGCTCGCACAGCTCACTGTCTGGCCGGTAGATATTAGGAGCAGAGTGCCTCCTCTCACAGATGACATATCACTACTCCCAGGAGCGGGTGTTTCCCTTTGTTCCTACTGTGGTTTTTGCTCCCGACTTGTCTCCGCCGCGCGGGTGGCAGTGGCGCCCTGGAACAGCCGGGAGGCCGCCGGGCTGGGACCGGCGCGCGCCGCTCTGCCCTTCAGGGTCCCCGGCGTCACCAGCCCGCCGTCGGGGCCGCCGCCCGCATTGGGGAACGGGAGGAAGGGCACATGCGGGCTCCTAGGAGTCTGATCTCTTAACCGTTGCATTTTTCAGA is a window encoding:
- the DCTD gene encoding deoxycytidylate deaminase isoform X2, which translates into the protein MSDVSCKKRDGYLEWPEYFMAVAFLSAQRSKDPNSQVGACIVNAENKIVGIGYNGMPNGCSDDLLPWRRTAEHKLDTKYPYVCHAELNAIMNKNSGDVKGCTMYVALFPCNECAKLIIQAGIKEVIFMSDKYHDSDETTAARLMFNLAGVTFSRTNQMLQ